A portion of the Micromonospora tarapacensis genome contains these proteins:
- a CDS encoding ABC transporter permease, with translation MFRATMKSLLARKVRLVLSGLAVVLGVMFVSGAFVLTDTLGRSFDSLFADAYADIDVNVAGKPKLQISEFEGEQLAPPFPATTVETVQAVPGVAGATGMVVTDGARLIGSNGKVVTSFGPPQLGGNWTGESDLVQLREGREPRADDEIVINKGLATAGKVALGDRVGVLTLEPRKDFTIVGIFGYSGDRDSLGGVNEVMFTTPVAQQLMLGESDVFNNVVVTAAAGVPDDELRDSVATALGDDYVVKTGEQLSADAAAGLKEGLSFFNRILLGFAAVALLVGTFLILNTFSIIVAQRTRELALLRAVGASGKQIIGSVVLEAIAVGLIASVLGLAAGIGVGALLAYLFGNLAGGIALAGVGVPAAAVIGAFGVGLVITVVAALLPALRAARIPPIAAMQDAATPDRPLTKVTVAGALVAAIGATLLFLGLGGYAGGSTLAAILGGVLFAFIGVALLTPLISKPVVAALGAIFSGWVPGKLGRLNSGRNPRRTAITAAALMVGIALVTGITVILDSAKSSISGLVEDTVSAELVIAGVQSGPRPPSFDPAVLEEAKAIPGVRLVDGQYADMALVGDERTWVGAVTEPAAMRQIYGATATAGDIDRLTAGQMLISSDTATSQGLSVGSTLPVQFARGESQTYTVTGIYESTPIFGGVTVSADAARNFSVTQPIQAFIQLEPGAQVADVQPRVEALLADSPEVSVADRQAFIEEQTGQLDGLLQMIQILLALAIVIAVLGIINTLALSVLERTRELGLLRAIGLRRSQTMGMITVEAVVISVFGALLGVVVGAGLGAAVVEALRDEGITELVLPWGQMGIFLGLAALIGVVAAVLPAIRAARINVLGAIAHE, from the coding sequence ATGTTCCGGGCGACTATGAAGAGCCTGCTGGCCCGCAAGGTCCGGCTGGTCCTGTCCGGCCTGGCCGTGGTGCTGGGCGTGATGTTCGTCTCCGGTGCCTTCGTGCTCACCGACACCCTCGGCCGCTCGTTCGACTCGCTGTTCGCCGACGCGTACGCCGACATCGACGTCAACGTGGCCGGCAAGCCGAAGCTCCAGATCAGCGAGTTCGAGGGCGAGCAGCTCGCGCCGCCGTTCCCGGCGACCACGGTGGAGACCGTGCAGGCAGTGCCCGGGGTTGCCGGGGCCACCGGCATGGTGGTCACCGACGGCGCCCGCCTGATCGGCAGCAACGGCAAGGTGGTCACCTCGTTCGGGCCGCCGCAGCTGGGCGGCAACTGGACCGGGGAGAGCGACCTGGTGCAGTTGCGCGAGGGCCGGGAACCGCGGGCCGACGACGAAATTGTGATCAACAAGGGACTGGCGACCGCCGGCAAGGTGGCGCTGGGCGACCGGGTGGGCGTGCTCACCCTGGAACCGCGCAAGGACTTCACCATCGTCGGCATCTTCGGTTACAGCGGTGACCGGGACTCCCTCGGCGGTGTCAACGAGGTCATGTTCACCACCCCGGTCGCCCAGCAACTGATGCTCGGCGAGTCGGACGTGTTCAACAACGTCGTGGTGACCGCCGCCGCAGGCGTTCCCGACGACGAGTTGCGCGACTCGGTGGCCACGGCGCTGGGCGACGACTACGTGGTCAAGACCGGCGAGCAGCTCTCCGCCGACGCCGCCGCCGGGCTCAAGGAAGGGCTCTCGTTCTTCAACCGGATCCTGCTCGGCTTCGCCGCGGTGGCGCTGCTGGTCGGCACGTTCCTGATCCTGAACACCTTCTCGATCATCGTGGCGCAGCGCACCCGGGAACTGGCGTTGCTGCGGGCCGTGGGTGCCAGTGGCAAGCAGATCATCGGTTCGGTGGTGCTGGAGGCCATCGCCGTCGGCCTGATCGCCTCGGTGCTCGGCCTAGCCGCCGGCATCGGGGTCGGCGCGCTGCTGGCGTACCTGTTCGGCAACCTCGCCGGTGGTATCGCCCTGGCCGGGGTGGGAGTGCCGGCGGCGGCGGTGATCGGCGCGTTCGGCGTCGGCCTGGTGATCACCGTGGTGGCGGCACTGCTGCCGGCGCTGCGGGCCGCGCGGATCCCACCGATCGCGGCGATGCAGGACGCGGCCACGCCGGACCGGCCGCTGACCAAGGTCACCGTCGCCGGCGCGCTGGTCGCCGCGATCGGCGCCACGCTGCTCTTCCTCGGCCTCGGCGGGTACGCGGGCGGCAGCACGTTGGCCGCGATCCTCGGTGGCGTGTTGTTCGCGTTCATCGGGGTGGCCCTGCTGACGCCGCTGATCAGCAAGCCGGTGGTGGCGGCGCTCGGTGCGATCTTCTCCGGCTGGGTGCCGGGCAAGCTGGGCCGGCTCAACTCCGGTCGCAACCCGCGCCGCACGGCGATCACCGCCGCCGCGCTGATGGTCGGCATCGCCCTGGTCACCGGCATCACGGTGATCCTCGACTCGGCCAAGAGCAGCATCAGCGGGCTGGTCGAGGACACCGTCTCAGCGGAGTTGGTGATCGCGGGGGTGCAGAGCGGCCCCCGACCGCCGAGCTTCGACCCGGCGGTGCTGGAGGAGGCGAAGGCGATCCCCGGGGTCCGCCTGGTCGACGGCCAGTACGCCGACATGGCGCTGGTGGGCGACGAGCGCACCTGGGTGGGTGCGGTCACCGAGCCGGCCGCGATGCGGCAGATCTACGGGGCGACCGCCACCGCCGGGGACATCGACCGGCTGACGGCCGGCCAGATGCTGATCAGCTCGGACACGGCGACCTCGCAAGGGTTGTCGGTCGGCTCGACGCTGCCGGTGCAGTTCGCCCGCGGCGAGTCGCAGACCTACACGGTCACCGGCATCTACGAAAGCACGCCGATCTTCGGCGGGGTGACCGTGTCGGCCGACGCTGCCCGCAACTTCAGCGTCACCCAGCCGATCCAGGCCTTCATCCAGCTCGAACCGGGTGCCCAGGTGGCCGACGTGCAGCCGCGCGTCGAGGCACTGCTGGCGGACAGCCCGGAGGTGTCGGTGGCCGACCGGCAGGCGTTCATCGAGGAGCAGACCGGCCAGCTCGACGGCCTGCTCCAGATGATCCAGATCCTGCTGGCGCTGGCCATCGTGATCGCCGTACTCGGCATCATCAACACCCTGGCCCTGTCGGTGCTGGAGCGGACCCGCGAGCTGGGCCTGCTGCGCGCCATCGGCCTGCGGCGGTCGCAGACCATGGGCATGATCACCGTCGAGGCGGTGGTGATCTCGGTGTTCGGTGCGTTGCTCGGCGTCGTCGTCGGCGCCGGCCTCGGCGCCGCCGTGGTGGAGGCGCTGCGCGACGAGGGGATCACCGAGCTGGTGCTGCCCTGGGGCCAGATGGGGATCTTCCTCGGCCTGGCCGCGCTGATCGGCGTCGTCGCCGCGGTCCTGCCCGCGATCCGGGCCGCCCGGATCAACGTCCTGGGCGCCATCGCCCACGAGTGA
- a CDS encoding ABC transporter ATP-binding protein: MTATTGQPASAAARASDVWKVYGSGEAQVIALRGVSADFERGRFTAIMGPSGSGKSTLMHCLAGLDTVTRGTVQVGDTTVTGLGDAGLTKLRRDKVGFIFQQFNLLPTLTAKENILLPLSIAGRKPDPAWYDVVIDTVGLRDRLDHRPAQLSGGQQQRVACARALVARPEVIFADEPTGNLDSRSGAEVLNFLRNSVREHGQTIVMVTHDPTAAAYADRVVFLADGQIVSELIEPTAETVLDTMKKLDTPAEVAG; the protein is encoded by the coding sequence GTGACCGCTACGACAGGCCAGCCGGCATCGGCCGCAGCCCGGGCGAGCGACGTGTGGAAGGTGTACGGCAGTGGCGAGGCTCAGGTCATCGCGCTGCGGGGGGTCAGCGCCGATTTCGAGCGCGGGCGGTTCACGGCGATCATGGGCCCGTCGGGGTCCGGCAAGTCGACGTTGATGCACTGCCTGGCCGGGCTGGACACGGTGACCCGGGGCACGGTGCAGGTCGGCGACACCACGGTCACCGGCCTGGGTGACGCGGGCCTGACGAAGCTGCGCCGGGACAAGGTCGGCTTCATCTTCCAGCAGTTCAACCTGCTGCCGACGTTGACGGCCAAGGAGAACATCCTGCTGCCGCTGTCGATCGCCGGGCGCAAGCCGGATCCGGCCTGGTACGACGTCGTGATCGACACGGTGGGCCTGCGGGACCGGCTGGACCACCGCCCGGCGCAGCTCTCCGGCGGACAGCAGCAGCGGGTGGCGTGCGCCCGCGCCCTGGTGGCCCGCCCCGAGGTGATCTTCGCCGACGAGCCGACCGGCAACCTGGACTCGCGCTCCGGCGCCGAGGTGCTCAACTTCCTGCGCAACTCGGTCCGCGAGCACGGGCAGACCATCGTCATGGTCACCCACGACCCGACGGCCGCCGCGTACGCCGACCGGGTGGTGTTCCTGGCCGACGGGCAGATCGTCTCCGAGCTGATCGAGCCGACCGCCGAGACGGTGCTGGACACGATGAAGAAGCTGGACACTCCGGCCGAGGTGGCCGGCTGA
- a CDS encoding response regulator, with product MADSRARPRPVRILLADDQPLLRTGFRMVLGAEADLDIVAEAGDGVEAVELARRLTPDVVLMDIRMPRMDGVSATRAIVDARLPVRVLILTTFDLDEYVVGALRAGASGFLAKDVPAEDLVTAIHTVAAGDAVVAPRILRRLLDRFADALPDPAAVPPKALSALTEREREVLVQVARGLSNAEIARALSVSETTIKTHVGHVLTKLGLRDRVQAVVLAYESGLVRPGA from the coding sequence ATGGCCGATTCGAGGGCGCGGCCCCGGCCGGTGCGCATCCTGCTCGCCGACGACCAGCCGCTGCTGCGGACCGGCTTCCGGATGGTCCTCGGCGCGGAGGCCGACCTGGACATCGTCGCGGAGGCCGGCGACGGGGTGGAGGCGGTGGAGCTGGCCCGCCGGTTGACCCCCGACGTGGTGTTGATGGACATCCGGATGCCCCGGATGGACGGGGTCAGCGCGACCCGGGCCATCGTGGACGCCCGGTTGCCCGTGCGGGTGCTCATCCTGACGACCTTCGACCTCGACGAGTACGTGGTGGGGGCGCTGCGGGCCGGGGCGAGTGGTTTCCTGGCCAAGGACGTGCCGGCCGAGGACCTGGTCACCGCGATCCACACGGTGGCCGCCGGCGACGCGGTGGTGGCGCCACGGATCCTGCGGCGGCTGCTGGACCGCTTCGCCGACGCCCTGCCGGATCCGGCGGCGGTGCCCCCGAAGGCGCTCAGCGCGCTCACCGAACGGGAACGCGAGGTGCTCGTGCAGGTCGCCCGGGGGCTGTCCAACGCGGAGATCGCCCGGGCCCTGTCGGTGAGCGAGACCACCATCAAGACTCACGTCGGGCACGTGCTGACCAAGCTGGGGCTGCGCGATCGGGTGCAGGCGGTGGTGCTGGCGTACGAGTCGGGCCTGGTCCGACCGGGGGCGTAA
- a CDS encoding sensor histidine kinase, with the protein MGLREWLRRRPLAGDTLLAAGLVLAEVVFTLLTPREFWPRPLPAALGWSVLCAAPVVLRRVATWPAVPAALATLLLPVTLEVAPTTQSLTFVVLTYTMAAYRPVRPALVAAAVLWLPVAVVNSLVPPAGIPQVSSAYLIANNLLVGIVSFSVGRTVNARRSSTEALRERARVAEANQRALAEQAVADERRRIARELHDVVAHHVSVMGVLATGVRRVLRRDPDAADEAVGTIEETSRATLRELRRLLDVLRTEAEPAAELAPQPGIAGIELLTEQVREAGLPVTLTVQGNPGPLEEGVGLTVYRIVQEALTNALKHAGTATAQVRVSFAGGAVEVEVTDTGRGPSPDTDRIGHGLVGMRERVGLYGGILRTGGRAGGGYRIYARIPVEPLADGGKVTR; encoded by the coding sequence ATGGGGCTGAGGGAGTGGCTGCGCCGGCGTCCGCTGGCCGGTGACACGTTGCTGGCCGCCGGGCTGGTCCTGGCGGAGGTCGTGTTCACCCTGCTGACCCCACGGGAGTTCTGGCCCCGGCCGCTGCCGGCGGCGCTGGGCTGGAGCGTGCTCTGCGCGGCGCCGGTGGTGCTGCGGCGGGTGGCGACCTGGCCGGCGGTGCCGGCCGCGCTGGCGACGCTGTTGCTGCCCGTCACGCTCGAGGTGGCTCCGACGACGCAGAGCCTCACCTTCGTGGTCCTCACCTACACGATGGCCGCATACCGTCCGGTGCGTCCCGCGCTGGTCGCGGCGGCGGTGCTGTGGCTGCCGGTGGCGGTGGTGAACAGCCTGGTGCCGCCGGCGGGCATTCCGCAGGTCAGCTCCGCCTATCTGATCGCGAACAACCTCCTGGTGGGGATCGTGTCGTTCTCGGTGGGCCGCACCGTGAACGCGCGGCGCTCCTCGACGGAGGCGTTGCGGGAGCGGGCCCGGGTCGCCGAGGCGAACCAGCGGGCCCTGGCCGAGCAGGCGGTGGCCGACGAGCGGCGGCGGATCGCAAGGGAACTGCACGACGTGGTGGCGCACCACGTCAGCGTGATGGGGGTGCTGGCCACCGGCGTGCGGCGCGTGCTGCGCCGCGACCCGGATGCCGCGGACGAGGCGGTCGGCACGATCGAGGAGACCAGCCGGGCGACCCTGCGGGAGTTGCGCCGGTTGCTCGACGTGCTGCGGACCGAGGCCGAGCCGGCGGCGGAGTTGGCGCCCCAGCCGGGGATCGCCGGCATCGAGTTGCTGACCGAGCAGGTACGCGAGGCCGGGTTGCCGGTCACGCTGACCGTGCAGGGCAACCCGGGGCCGCTGGAGGAGGGGGTCGGGCTGACCGTGTACCGGATCGTGCAGGAGGCGCTGACGAACGCGCTCAAGCACGCCGGAACGGCAACCGCACAGGTGCGGGTGAGCTTCGCGGGCGGCGCCGTGGAGGTCGAGGTCACCGACACCGGCCGGGGGCCGTCGCCGGACACCGACCGGATCGGTCACGGCCTGGTCGGGATGCGGGAGCGGGTCGGCCTCTACGGTGGGATCCTGCGCACCGGCGGGCGGGCCGGCGGCGGCTACCGGATCTATGCCCGGATCCCGGTCGAGCCACTGGCCGACGGCGGCAAGGTGACGCGGTGA
- a CDS encoding M50 family metallopeptidase, which produces MEQRRRPRAGRRPGMQVGRVFGVPLYLNASILLLALLITVLYGELAGQRLQLSPLGGYLVGAGFVVSLLGSVLAHELGHALTARHFGIGVRGITLELLGGYTEMDRDAPSPRVDLLVSMAGPAVSAVLGVAAVAATLALPDGTVADQLAFQLAASNVIVALFNILPGLPLDGGRALRAVIWAVTRDRHRATEVAGWAGRILAVGTALLVAALYAIDVLSLLALPLTALVALTLWHGAGQSIRMSRISRRLPLVDLTRLARPVYAVPTGTPLAEALRRAADTQAGHPVADASEGRPATAAQRPVALLVTDSAGRPVAVVDPAAAVAVPETRRPWLAVDVVARSIADLPRMPVATDGERVLETVQTHPGAQYVVTAGEDVVGVLHIADLAQLLEPHRKMNT; this is translated from the coding sequence ATGGAGCAGCGGAGGCGACCGCGGGCGGGCCGGCGCCCCGGCATGCAGGTCGGTCGGGTCTTCGGGGTGCCGCTGTACCTCAACGCCTCGATCCTGCTGCTCGCCCTGCTGATCACCGTGCTCTACGGCGAACTGGCGGGCCAGCGGCTGCAACTCTCCCCGCTCGGGGGCTACCTGGTCGGCGCCGGGTTCGTCGTCTCGCTGCTCGGCTCGGTGCTGGCCCACGAACTCGGGCACGCGCTCACCGCCCGCCACTTCGGCATCGGTGTGCGGGGGATCACCCTGGAACTGCTCGGCGGGTACACCGAGATGGACCGGGACGCACCGTCACCGCGGGTGGACCTGCTGGTGTCGATGGCCGGACCGGCGGTCTCCGCGGTGCTCGGCGTGGCCGCGGTCGCCGCGACCCTGGCCCTGCCCGACGGCACCGTGGCCGACCAACTCGCCTTCCAACTCGCGGCGAGCAACGTCATCGTCGCGCTGTTCAACATCCTGCCCGGGCTGCCGCTGGACGGCGGTCGGGCGTTGCGCGCGGTGATCTGGGCGGTCACCCGGGACCGGCACCGGGCCACCGAGGTAGCCGGGTGGGCGGGCCGGATCCTCGCCGTCGGCACCGCGCTGCTGGTGGCGGCGCTCTATGCGATCGACGTGCTGAGCCTGCTGGCGCTGCCGTTGACGGCACTGGTCGCCCTCACCCTCTGGCACGGCGCGGGACAGTCGATCAGGATGTCCCGCATCAGTCGGCGGCTCCCGCTGGTCGACCTGACCCGCCTGGCCCGCCCGGTGTACGCCGTGCCCACCGGCACCCCGTTGGCCGAGGCGCTGCGCCGGGCGGCGGACACGCAGGCGGGGCACCCGGTCGCCGATGCGTCCGAGGGGCGGCCGGCAACGGCGGCGCAGCGCCCGGTCGCACTGCTGGTCACCGACTCCGCCGGCCGGCCGGTGGCGGTGGTCGACCCGGCCGCCGCGGTGGCCGTACCGGAGACCCGCCGGCCCTGGCTGGCCGTCGACGTGGTCGCCCGCTCGATCGCCGACCTGCCGAGGATGCCGGTCGCCACCGACGGCGAACGGGTGCTGGAGACCGTGCAGACCCACCCGGGCGCGCAGTACGTGGTGACCGCAGGCGAAGATGTCGTCGGCGTTCTGCACATCGCGGATCTGGCTCAACTGCTCGAACCTCACCGGAAGATGAACACGTGA
- a CDS encoding tRNA (adenine-N1)-methyltransferase translates to MPAEKAEPPAVHRGPFRPGDRVQLTDPKGRMHTVTLEPGKAFHTHRGILAHDALIGLPDGSVVTTSGGGTTFLALRPLLSDYVLSMPRGAQVIYPKDAAQIVAMGDVFPGAKVLEAGAGSGALSCSLLRAVGAAGELHSYELRDDFAQIARRNVESFFDGPHPAWHLHVGDVAGCAETGFDRIILDMLTPWENLDMIERALLPGGVFIGYVATTPQLSELVEALRERGGWTEPRAWESLVRDWHAEGLAVRPDHRMIAHTAFLVSARKLAPGVTAPPRRRKPSKGTEAYAQRRQALREAEVARQAATPAEQAQPDVTQETDRP, encoded by the coding sequence GTGCCCGCCGAGAAGGCGGAGCCGCCCGCCGTGCACCGGGGGCCGTTCCGGCCCGGCGACCGGGTGCAGCTGACCGACCCGAAAGGGCGGATGCACACGGTCACCCTGGAGCCGGGCAAGGCGTTCCACACCCACCGGGGCATCCTGGCGCACGACGCGCTGATCGGCCTGCCCGACGGCAGCGTGGTCACCACCTCCGGCGGTGGCACCACGTTCCTGGCGCTGCGCCCGTTGCTCTCGGACTACGTGCTGTCCATGCCCCGCGGCGCCCAGGTGATCTACCCGAAGGACGCCGCGCAGATCGTCGCCATGGGCGACGTCTTCCCCGGTGCCAAGGTGCTGGAGGCCGGCGCCGGTTCCGGCGCGTTGAGCTGCTCGCTGCTGCGCGCGGTCGGCGCCGCCGGCGAACTGCACTCGTACGAGTTGCGCGACGACTTCGCCCAGATCGCGCGGCGCAACGTGGAGTCGTTCTTCGACGGGCCGCATCCGGCCTGGCACCTGCACGTGGGGGACGTCGCCGGCTGCGCGGAGACCGGTTTCGACCGGATCATCCTGGACATGCTGACCCCCTGGGAGAACCTCGACATGATCGAGCGGGCGCTGCTGCCCGGCGGGGTGTTCATCGGCTACGTGGCCACCACCCCGCAGCTGTCCGAGTTGGTCGAGGCGCTACGGGAGCGGGGCGGCTGGACCGAGCCGCGGGCCTGGGAGTCGCTGGTGCGCGACTGGCACGCCGAAGGGTTGGCGGTCCGTCCCGACCACCGGATGATCGCCCACACCGCGTTCCTCGTGTCCGCGCGTAAGCTCGCCCCCGGAGTCACCGCCCCGCCGCGACGCCGCAAACCCAGCAAGGGCACCGAGGCGTACGCGCAACGCCGCCAGGCGCTACGTGAGGCGGAGGTGGCCCGGCAGGCGGCGACGCCGGCCGAGCAGGCACAACCCGACGTGACGCAGGAGACGGACAGGCCGTGA
- a CDS encoding ferredoxin, whose product MAEVATDQLQVWVDQDLCTGDGLCVQYAPEVFEFDVDGLAYVKGPDGELRQAHGARVDVPEHLRLEVIDSAKECPGECIHVVRGSDGVEVAGPQAED is encoded by the coding sequence GTGGCCGAGGTCGCGACCGACCAGCTGCAGGTCTGGGTGGACCAGGACCTTTGCACGGGTGACGGGCTGTGCGTGCAGTACGCGCCGGAGGTGTTCGAGTTCGACGTCGACGGCCTGGCGTACGTAAAGGGTCCCGACGGTGAACTCCGCCAGGCCCACGGCGCCCGGGTCGACGTGCCGGAGCACCTGCGCCTCGAGGTGATCGACTCGGCGAAGGAGTGCCCGGGCGAGTGCATCCACGTCGTGCGCGGCAGCGACGGCGTCGAGGTGGCCGGCCCGCAGGCCGAGGACTGA
- the arc gene encoding proteasome ATPase, whose product MARSDDADSRAARWEKEAHDLSTQVAFLQEELALVRRKLTESPRHVRQLEERLAATQAQLARLTENNERLVSTLKEARAQIVTLKEEIDRLAQPPSGYGVFLARHDDGTVDVFTGGRKLRVAVSPSLDVGELRRGQEVLLNDALNIVDAFGYERVGEVVMLKEILAGPEGAPGDRALVVSHSDEERIVHLAETLIGSPIRAGDSLMIEPRSSYAYERIPKSEVEELVLEEVPDVDYTDIGGLHSQIEQIRDAVELPFLHADLFREHQLRPPKGILLYGPPGCGKTLIAKAVANSLAKKIAERQGKERHTSFFLNIKGPELLNKYVGETERHIRLIFQRAREKAGEGTPVIVFFDEMDSVFRTRGSGVSSDVENTIVPQLLSEIDGVEGLENVIVIGASNREDMIDPAILRPGRLDVKIKIERPDAEAAKDIFSKYILAGLPLHADDLAEHGSDAQATVAAMIDAVVLRMYSETEENRFLEVTYANGDKEVLYFKDFNSGAMIQNIVDRGKKMAIKEFLTSGRKGLRLQHLLDACVDEFRENEDLPNTTNPDDWARISGKKGERIVYIRTLVSGGKGAEAGRSIETASNTGQYL is encoded by the coding sequence GTGGCACGCAGCGACGACGCGGACTCGCGCGCCGCACGGTGGGAGAAGGAGGCCCACGATCTCTCCACGCAGGTCGCGTTCCTTCAAGAGGAACTCGCTCTGGTGCGGCGCAAGTTGACCGAAAGCCCCCGACACGTCCGGCAGCTCGAAGAGCGCCTGGCCGCCACCCAGGCGCAGTTGGCGCGGCTGACCGAGAACAACGAAAGGCTCGTGAGCACCCTCAAGGAAGCTCGCGCGCAGATCGTGACGCTCAAGGAGGAGATCGACCGGCTCGCCCAGCCCCCCAGCGGCTACGGCGTCTTCCTGGCCCGGCACGACGACGGCACCGTCGACGTCTTCACCGGCGGGCGCAAGCTGCGCGTGGCCGTCTCGCCCTCGCTCGACGTGGGTGAGCTGCGACGCGGCCAGGAGGTCCTGCTCAACGACGCGCTCAACATCGTCGACGCGTTCGGCTACGAGCGGGTCGGCGAGGTGGTCATGCTCAAGGAGATCCTCGCCGGTCCCGAGGGCGCACCGGGTGACCGGGCGCTGGTGGTCTCGCACTCCGACGAGGAACGCATCGTGCACCTGGCCGAGACCCTGATCGGCAGTCCGATCCGGGCCGGCGACTCGCTCATGATCGAACCCCGCTCGTCGTACGCGTACGAGCGGATCCCCAAGAGCGAGGTCGAGGAGCTCGTGCTGGAGGAGGTGCCGGACGTCGACTACACCGACATCGGCGGCCTGCACTCCCAGATCGAGCAGATCCGGGACGCGGTGGAACTGCCGTTCCTGCACGCCGACCTGTTCCGGGAGCACCAGCTGCGCCCGCCGAAGGGCATCCTGCTCTACGGCCCGCCCGGCTGCGGCAAGACGTTGATCGCCAAGGCGGTCGCCAACTCGCTGGCGAAGAAGATCGCCGAGCGGCAGGGCAAGGAGCGGCACACCAGCTTCTTCCTCAACATCAAGGGCCCGGAGTTGCTCAACAAGTACGTCGGCGAGACCGAGCGGCACATCCGGCTGATCTTCCAGCGGGCTCGGGAGAAGGCCGGCGAAGGCACCCCCGTGATCGTCTTCTTCGACGAGATGGACTCGGTCTTCCGCACCCGTGGCTCCGGTGTCTCCTCCGACGTGGAGAACACCATCGTGCCGCAGTTGCTCAGCGAGATCGACGGCGTCGAAGGGCTGGAGAACGTCATCGTCATCGGCGCCTCCAACCGGGAAGACATGATCGACCCGGCGATCCTGCGCCCCGGACGACTCGACGTGAAGATCAAGATCGAGCGCCCGGACGCCGAGGCGGCCAAGGACATCTTCTCCAAGTACATCCTCGCCGGCCTGCCCCTGCACGCCGACGACCTGGCCGAGCACGGCAGTGACGCCCAGGCCACCGTCGCCGCCATGATCGACGCGGTGGTTCTGCGGATGTACTCGGAGACCGAGGAGAACCGCTTCCTGGAGGTCACCTACGCCAACGGTGACAAGGAGGTCCTGTACTTCAAGGACTTCAACTCCGGCGCGATGATCCAGAACATCGTCGACCGGGGCAAGAAGATGGCCATCAAGGAGTTCCTCACCTCCGGCCGGAAGGGGCTGCGCCTGCAGCACCTGCTCGACGCCTGCGTCGACGAGTTCCGCGAGAACGAGGATCTGCCCAACACCACCAACCCCGACGACTGGGCCCGCATCTCCGGCAAGAAGGGCGAACGGATCGTCTACATCCGCACGCTCGTCTCCGGCGGCAAGGGCGCCGAGGCCGGCCGCTCCATCGAGACCGCCAGCAACACCGGCCAGTACCTCTAG